The genomic segment TTGGTTGTGGAGCAGCTGTGGCAACTAGTAGTATAGCTACTGAAATGGTAAAAGGGAAAACAATTGAAGAAGCAAGAGAATTAACTAATAAGAAAGTGGCTGAAGCATTAGATGGATTACCGCCAGAAAAGATGCATTGTTCTAATTTAGCTGCCGATGCTTTACAGAAGGCGCTTGATAACTATTTAGGTATTGAAAATAATAATATTTGCGATGCTTGTGAGGATATATCCCACCATCACTCATAAAAAACAGTCTTTGAAATATAAAGAAGGTGATTTAAATATGACAACTAAAAAAAGAGTAGTTGTGGCTATGAGTGGAGGAGTAGATAGCTCATTAACTGCTGCTTTACTCAAAGATAGAGGATATGATGTAGTAGGAATTACTATGCAGATTTGGCCTTCTGATCAATCATCAGATGATGATGGTAGTTGTTGCTCATTATCAGCGGTTGAGGATGCTAGAAAAGTAGCTTATCAATTAGACATTCCGTTTTATGTAGTAAATTTTGAGGAGTTATTTGCTGATAAAGTAATAGATTATTTTGTAGATGAGTATGCTCACGCTAGAACACCAAATCCTTGTATTATGTGTAACCAAGAGATAAAATCTAAAGTTTTTTTACAAAAAGCTTTGGAATTGGATGCAGATTATATGGCTACTGGGCATTAT from the Selenihalanaerobacter shriftii genome contains:
- the nifU gene encoding Fe-S cluster assembly scaffold protein NifU, giving the protein MYSDKVMDHFQNPRNVGELENADGVGEVGNPTCGDIMKIYIKVEDDTIQDIKFKTFGCGAAVATSSIATEMVKGKTIEEARELTNKKVAEALDGLPPEKMHCSNLAADALQKALDNYLGIENNNICDACEDISHHHS